In the Pseudomonas sp. DTU_2021_1001937_2_SI_NGA_ILE_001 genome, one interval contains:
- a CDS encoding NUDIX hydrolase, translated as MTWHAHVTVATLVEDQGRFLFVEELQNGQPVLNQPAGHLDPNESLQRAAVRETLEETGWDVELTGVVGIYLYTAPSNGVTYQRICFAAKALRHHPEARLDDGIIGPRWLTRDELLEQRPRWRSELVLRCVDDYLHGERFSLELLRDKA; from the coding sequence ATGACCTGGCATGCCCATGTAACTGTCGCCACCCTTGTCGAAGACCAGGGACGCTTCCTGTTCGTCGAGGAACTGCAGAACGGCCAACCGGTCCTCAACCAGCCCGCTGGCCACCTGGACCCGAACGAAAGCCTGCAGCGTGCCGCGGTGCGCGAAACCCTCGAAGAGACCGGCTGGGACGTCGAACTCACCGGCGTGGTCGGCATTTACCTGTACACCGCCCCGAGCAACGGCGTGACTTACCAGCGCATCTGCTTTGCCGCCAAGGCCTTGCGCCATCACCCGGAGGCCCGACTTGACGATGGGATCATCGGCCCACGCTGGCTGACCCGCGATGAACTGCTGGAGCAACGCCCACGCTGGCGCAGCGAACTGGTACTGCGCTGTGTGGATGACTACCTGCACGGCGAACGCTTCAGTCTCGAGCTGCTGCGCGACAAGGCGTGA
- a CDS encoding NADP-dependent isocitrate dehydrogenase, with the protein MSNRSKIIYTFTDEAPALATYSLLPIIEAFTASSDIDVETRDISLAGRVLASFPESLNADQRIPDHLAELGKLATTPEANIIKLPNISASVPQLKATIKELQDQGYAIPDYPENPATDAEKDARARYDKVKGSAVNPVLREGNSDRRAPLSVKNYARKHPHKMGVWTADSKAHVAHMSGGDFYGSEKGALIAADDTLKIEMIAKDGTTTVLKEKTAVKAGEIIDSSVLSKKALRSFIAAEIADAKQQGVLFSVHLKATMMKISDPIIFGQIVEEFYQDALTKHADVLKEIGFDLNNGIGDLYNRLGNLPAAKQEEIKADIQAVYAARPQLAMVNSDKGITNLHVPSDVIVDASMPAMIRDSGKMWGTDGQLHDAKAVIPDRCYATIYQAVIEDCKKHGAFDPTTMGSVPNVGLMAQKAEEYGSHDKTFQAKADGVVRVTNSKGEVLLEQNVETGDIFRMCQTKDAPIQDWVKLAVNRSRASNTPVIFWLDSARGHDALVIDKVKKYLGDHDTSGLDIQILKPVDAMKATLERTRAGKDTISATGNVLRDYLTDLFPIMELGTSAKMLSIVPLMNGGGLFETGAGGSAPKHVQQFVEENFLRWDSLGEFLALAASLEHLGHAYNNPKALVLSKTLDQATGEFLDRNKSPSRKVGGIDNRGSHFYLTLFWAQALAAQDEDAALKAQFAPLAKTLTDNEEKIVAELGAVQGKPVEIGGYYFAKPELASKAMRPSATLNAAIAAL; encoded by the coding sequence ATGTCCAACCGCTCGAAGATCATCTACACCTTCACCGACGAAGCTCCGGCCCTCGCCACCTACTCCCTCCTGCCTATCATCGAAGCGTTCACGGCCTCTTCCGACATCGACGTCGAGACCCGTGACATTTCCCTGGCAGGTCGCGTGCTGGCCAGCTTCCCTGAGTCGCTGAACGCCGACCAGCGCATCCCGGATCATCTTGCCGAGCTGGGCAAACTGGCCACCACGCCAGAAGCCAACATCATCAAGCTGCCTAACATCAGCGCCTCGGTTCCTCAGCTGAAGGCAACCATCAAAGAGCTGCAGGACCAGGGCTACGCCATTCCAGACTACCCGGAAAACCCTGCCACCGACGCCGAGAAAGACGCCCGCGCGCGCTACGACAAGGTCAAAGGCAGCGCTGTGAACCCGGTTCTGCGTGAAGGCAACTCCGACCGCCGCGCCCCGCTGTCGGTCAAGAACTACGCGCGCAAGCACCCGCACAAGATGGGTGTCTGGACTGCCGACTCCAAGGCCCATGTCGCCCACATGAGCGGTGGCGATTTCTACGGTAGCGAGAAAGGCGCGCTGATCGCCGCCGACGACACCCTGAAGATCGAAATGATCGCCAAGGACGGCACCACCACCGTCCTGAAAGAGAAAACTGCCGTCAAGGCGGGTGAGATCATCGACAGCTCGGTGCTGAGCAAGAAAGCCCTGCGCAGCTTCATCGCCGCCGAAATCGCCGATGCCAAGCAGCAAGGCGTGCTGTTCTCGGTGCACCTGAAAGCCACCATGATGAAAATCTCCGACCCGATCATCTTCGGCCAGATCGTCGAGGAGTTCTATCAGGACGCCCTGACCAAGCACGCCGACGTGCTCAAGGAAATCGGCTTCGACCTGAACAACGGCATCGGCGACCTGTACAACCGCCTGGGCAACCTGCCAGCTGCCAAGCAGGAAGAAATCAAGGCTGACATCCAGGCCGTCTACGCCGCTCGCCCACAACTGGCGATGGTCAACTCCGACAAGGGCATCACCAACCTGCACGTGCCGAGCGACGTGATCGTCGACGCCTCGATGCCAGCCATGATCCGTGACTCGGGCAAGATGTGGGGCACCGATGGCCAGCTGCACGATGCCAAGGCCGTGATCCCGGATCGCTGCTACGCGACCATCTACCAGGCCGTGATCGAAGACTGCAAGAAGCACGGCGCCTTTGACCCAACCACAATGGGCAGCGTACCGAACGTCGGCCTGATGGCGCAGAAGGCCGAAGAATACGGCTCTCACGACAAGACCTTCCAGGCCAAGGCCGACGGCGTGGTCCGCGTCACCAACAGCAAGGGTGAAGTCCTGCTGGAGCAGAACGTCGAGACAGGCGATATCTTCCGCATGTGCCAGACCAAAGACGCCCCGATCCAGGACTGGGTCAAGCTGGCCGTCAACCGTTCCCGCGCCAGCAACACCCCGGTCATCTTCTGGCTGGACTCCGCTCGCGGCCACGACGCACTGGTGATCGACAAGGTCAAGAAATACCTGGGCGACCACGATACCTCGGGCCTGGACATCCAGATCCTCAAGCCTGTCGACGCCATGAAGGCCACCCTGGAGCGCACCCGCGCCGGCAAGGACACCATCTCGGCCACCGGTAACGTGCTGCGCGACTACCTGACCGACCTGTTCCCGATCATGGAACTGGGCACCAGCGCCAAGATGCTGTCCATCGTGCCGCTGATGAACGGCGGTGGCCTGTTCGAAACCGGCGCTGGCGGTTCGGCACCCAAGCACGTGCAGCAGTTCGTCGAAGAGAACTTCCTGCGCTGGGACTCGCTGGGCGAATTCCTGGCCCTGGCCGCCTCCCTGGAGCACCTGGGTCACGCCTACAACAATCCGAAGGCCCTGGTACTGTCCAAGACCCTGGACCAGGCCACCGGCGAGTTCCTCGACCGTAACAAGTCGCCATCGCGCAAGGTTGGTGGTATCGACAACCGTGGCAGCCACTTCTACCTGACCCTGTTCTGGGCCCAGGCCCTGGCTGCCCAGGACGAAGATGCGGCCCTCAAGGCGCAGTTCGCCCCGCTGGCCAAGACCCTGACCGACAACGAAGAGAAGATCGTTGCCGAGCTGGGCGCGGTGCAAGGCAAGCCGGTGGAAATCGGCGGCTACTACTTCGCCAAGCCGGAACTGGCCAGCAAGGCCATGCGCCCTAGCGCCACCCTCAACGCGGCCATCGCTGCGCTGTAA
- the cspD gene encoding cold shock domain-containing protein CspD, which translates to MFSGKVKWFNNAKGYGFILADGRDEDLFAHYSAIQMDGYKTLKAGQPVNFEIIQGPKGLHAVNISPAAVTAAKAAETSGAVSPKTSNVPA; encoded by the coding sequence ATGTTCAGTGGTAAAGTCAAGTGGTTCAATAATGCAAAAGGCTATGGATTTATCCTTGCCGACGGCCGGGATGAAGATCTGTTCGCACATTATTCAGCTATTCAAATGGATGGTTACAAGACGCTCAAAGCAGGCCAGCCGGTCAACTTCGAGATTATCCAAGGGCCCAAGGGTCTGCACGCCGTCAACATTTCGCCTGCTGCGGTGACTGCCGCCAAGGCAGCTGAGACGTCAGGCGCAGTGTCCCCCAAGACCTCCAATGTGCCAGCCTGA
- the clpS gene encoding ATP-dependent Clp protease adapter ClpS encodes MHAISEIRLTFNQDEQRPHEDDAAGVAVQEARPSLQAPPMYKVVLFNDDYTPMDFVVEVLEVFFNLNRELATKIMLTVHTEGRAVCGLYTRDIAETKAMQVNQYARESQHPLLCEIEKDG; translated from the coding sequence ATGCATGCAATCAGCGAGATTCGACTAACATTCAATCAGGACGAGCAGCGTCCCCATGAGGATGACGCAGCCGGAGTGGCAGTGCAGGAAGCGCGGCCGAGTCTGCAGGCGCCGCCGATGTACAAGGTGGTGTTGTTCAACGATGACTACACGCCAATGGATTTCGTTGTCGAAGTGCTGGAGGTGTTCTTCAACCTGAATCGCGAGCTGGCTACCAAGATCATGCTGACCGTTCATACTGAAGGCCGGGCGGTATGTGGGTTATATACCCGTGATATCGCCGAAACCAAAGCCATGCAGGTCAATCAGTACGCCAGGGAAAGTCAGCATCCGTTACTCTGTGAGATCGAGAAGGACGGTTAA
- the clpA gene encoding ATP-dependent Clp protease ATP-binding subunit ClpA: MLNRELEVTLNLAFKEARSKRHEFMTVEHLLLALLDNEAAATVLRACGANLDKLKHDLQEFIDSTTPLIPVHDEDRETQPTLGFQRVLQRAVFHVQSSGKREVTGANVLVAIFSEQESQAVFLLKQQSVARIDVVNYIAHGISKVPGHGEHSSEGEQDMQDDEGGEASSSGNPLDAYASNLNEQARQGRIDPLVGREQEVERVAQILARRRKNNPLLVGEAGVGKTAIAEGLAKRIVDNQVPDLLAGSVVYSLDLGALLAGTKYRGDFEKRFKALLNELRKRPHAILFIDEIHTIIGAGAASGGVMDASNLLKPLLSSGEIRCIGSTTFQEFRGIFEKDRALARRFQKVDVSEPSVEDTIGILKGLKGRFEQHHAIEYSDEALRAAAELASRYINDRHMPDKAIDVIDEAGAYQRLQPVEQRVKRIEVAQVEDIVAKIARIPPKHVNSSDKELLRNLERDLKLTVFGQDAAIDSLATAIKLSRAGLKSPDKPVGSFLFAGPTGVGKTEAARQLAKALGVELVRFDMSEYMERHTVSRLIGAPPGYVGFDQGGLLTEAITKQPHCVLLLDEIEKAHPEVFNLLLQVMDHGTLTDNNGRKADFRNVILIMTTNAGAETASRASIGFTQQDHSSDAMEVIKKSFTPEFRNRLDTIIQFGRLSHEVIKSVVDKFLTELQAQLEDKRVLLEVSDAARSWLAQGGYDAAMGARPMARLIQDRIKRPLAEEILFGELSEHGGVVHIDVKDGEITFDFETTAEMA, translated from the coding sequence ATGTTAAACCGTGAGCTCGAAGTCACCCTTAATCTGGCCTTCAAGGAGGCGCGCTCCAAGCGTCATGAGTTCATGACTGTCGAGCACCTTCTCCTGGCCTTGCTGGACAACGAAGCCGCCGCCACCGTCCTGCGTGCGTGCGGTGCCAACCTCGATAAGCTCAAACACGATTTGCAAGAGTTCATCGACTCCACCACGCCGCTGATCCCCGTACACGACGAGGATCGCGAGACCCAGCCGACCCTCGGCTTCCAGCGCGTTCTGCAGCGCGCTGTCTTCCATGTGCAGAGTTCCGGAAAGCGTGAAGTGACCGGTGCCAACGTGCTGGTCGCCATCTTCAGTGAGCAGGAAAGCCAGGCCGTGTTTCTGCTCAAGCAGCAGAGCGTGGCCCGGATCGATGTCGTCAACTACATCGCTCATGGAATCTCCAAGGTTCCGGGGCATGGCGAACACTCTTCCGAAGGTGAGCAAGATATGCAGGACGACGAGGGCGGTGAGGCTTCTTCCTCGGGCAATCCTCTGGATGCCTATGCCAGCAACCTGAACGAACAGGCGCGCCAGGGGCGTATCGACCCGCTGGTCGGTCGTGAGCAGGAAGTCGAGCGTGTGGCGCAGATTCTCGCCCGTCGTCGCAAGAACAACCCGCTGCTGGTCGGTGAGGCTGGGGTGGGCAAGACCGCCATCGCCGAAGGTCTGGCCAAGCGTATCGTCGACAACCAGGTGCCGGACCTGCTGGCTGGCAGCGTGGTGTACTCCCTGGACCTTGGCGCGCTGCTGGCCGGCACCAAGTACCGCGGTGACTTCGAGAAGCGTTTCAAGGCGCTGCTCAACGAGCTGCGCAAGCGGCCGCATGCCATCCTGTTCATCGACGAGATCCACACCATCATCGGTGCCGGTGCGGCCTCGGGTGGCGTCATGGATGCCTCCAACCTGCTCAAGCCGCTGCTGTCTTCCGGTGAGATCCGCTGTATAGGTTCCACCACCTTCCAGGAATTCCGCGGCATCTTCGAGAAGGACCGTGCCCTGGCGCGGCGCTTCCAGAAGGTCGACGTGTCCGAGCCTTCCGTGGAAGACACCATTGGCATCCTCAAGGGGCTCAAGGGGCGTTTCGAGCAGCACCACGCCATCGAATACAGCGACGAGGCGCTACGCGCCGCCGCCGAACTGGCTTCGCGCTACATCAATGACCGGCACATGCCCGACAAGGCCATCGACGTCATTGACGAGGCGGGCGCCTACCAGCGTCTGCAACCCGTCGAACAGCGCGTCAAGCGCATCGAGGTGGCGCAGGTCGAGGACATCGTTGCCAAGATCGCGCGTATTCCGCCCAAGCACGTCAACAGCTCCGACAAAGAGCTGCTGCGCAATCTGGAGCGCGACCTCAAGCTCACCGTGTTCGGGCAGGATGCGGCCATCGACTCGCTGGCTACCGCCATCAAGCTTTCTCGCGCCGGGCTCAAGTCGCCAGACAAGCCAGTCGGCTCGTTCCTGTTCGCCGGGCCTACCGGTGTCGGCAAGACCGAGGCGGCGCGGCAATTGGCCAAGGCGCTGGGCGTCGAGCTGGTGCGCTTCGACATGTCCGAGTACATGGAACGGCATACCGTCTCGCGGCTGATCGGTGCGCCTCCGGGCTACGTCGGTTTCGACCAGGGCGGCCTGTTGACCGAGGCCATCACCAAGCAGCCGCACTGCGTACTGCTGCTCGATGAAATCGAGAAGGCGCACCCCGAGGTCTTCAACCTGCTGCTGCAGGTCATGGACCACGGCACCCTGACCGACAACAACGGGCGCAAGGCGGACTTTCGCAATGTGATCCTGATCATGACCACCAACGCTGGCGCGGAAACCGCCTCGCGGGCTTCCATTGGCTTCACCCAGCAGGATCACTCCTCGGATGCCATGGAAGTGATCAAGAAGAGCTTCACGCCGGAGTTCCGCAACCGTCTGGATACCATCATCCAGTTCGGTCGCCTCAGCCACGAAGTCATCAAGAGCGTGGTGGACAAGTTCCTCACCGAACTGCAGGCGCAACTGGAAGACAAGCGCGTGTTGCTCGAAGTGTCCGATGCGGCACGCAGCTGGCTGGCCCAGGGCGGTTACGATGCGGCGATGGGCGCGCGGCCGATGGCGCGGCTCATCCAGGATCGCATCAAGCGGCCGTTGGCCGAGGAGATCCTGTTCGGCGAGCTGTCCGAGCATGGCGGTGTGGTGCATATCGATGTCAAGGATGGCGAGATCACCTTCGACTTCGAAACCACGGCGGAAATGGCCTGA
- the infA gene encoding translation initiation factor IF-1 — protein sequence MSKEDSFEMEGTVVDTLPNTMFRVELENGHVVTAHISGKMRKNYIRILTGDKVRVELTPYDLSKGRITYRAR from the coding sequence ATGTCGAAAGAAGACAGCTTCGAAATGGAAGGCACTGTCGTCGACACCCTGCCCAACACCATGTTTCGCGTGGAGTTGGAAAATGGGCACGTCGTAACCGCGCATATCTCCGGCAAGATGCGCAAGAACTACATCCGTATTCTGACCGGTGACAAGGTGCGCGTTGAACTGACGCCCTACGACCTGAGCAAAGGGCGTATCACCTACCGCGCTCGCTGA
- a CDS encoding arginyltransferase gives MTELARLKFYATQPHSCSYLPEEQATTLFLDPSQPMDVQVYADLSDMGFRRSGDHLYRPHCQNCSACIPARIPVELFVPTRQQKRIIKRNADLEVRSVKPVFTQEYFDLYQRYIEQRHADGDMYPPSRDQFTTFLVRDLPFSRFYEFRAEGRLMAVAVTDLLPNGLSAVYTFYDPDEERRSLGRYAILWQVAETARLHLHAVYLGYWIKNCKKMNYKTQYRPIELLTNQRWVTLY, from the coding sequence ATGACAGAGCTGGCGCGGCTCAAGTTTTATGCCACTCAACCCCACTCCTGCAGCTACCTGCCCGAAGAACAGGCCACGACGCTGTTCCTCGATCCCAGCCAGCCCATGGACGTGCAGGTCTATGCCGATCTTTCGGACATGGGCTTTCGCCGCAGTGGCGATCACCTCTACCGACCGCACTGCCAGAACTGCAGCGCCTGCATACCAGCTCGCATCCCCGTCGAACTGTTCGTGCCCACCCGGCAGCAGAAGCGCATCATCAAGCGCAACGCCGACCTGGAAGTGCGCAGCGTCAAGCCGGTGTTCACCCAGGAATATTTCGACCTCTACCAGCGCTACATCGAGCAACGCCATGCCGACGGCGACATGTACCCGCCCAGCCGCGATCAGTTCACCACCTTCCTGGTACGCGACCTGCCCTTCTCGCGCTTCTACGAGTTCCGCGCCGAAGGCCGCCTGATGGCCGTTGCGGTCACCGACCTGCTGCCCAACGGACTTTCAGCGGTGTACACCTTCTATGATCCCGACGAAGAGCGGCGCAGCCTCGGGCGCTATGCGATTCTCTGGCAGGTTGCGGAAACCGCGCGCCTGCATCTTCACGCGGTCTATCTTGGCTACTGGATAAAGAACTGCAAGAAGATGAACTACAAGACCCAATATCGACCCATCGAACTGCTGACCAATCAAAGATGGGTCACTCTGTATTGA
- the aat gene encoding leucyl/phenylalanyl-tRNA--protein transferase produces MLTWLRRDSLEFPPLHKALREPNGLLAAGGDLSAQRLVQAYRHGCFPWFQDGQPILWWSPDPRTVLLPEQLHVSRSLAKLLRQQRYRVTFDQDFDAVIGACAAPRSYAQGTWITNGMQDAYRELHRRGHAHSVEVWRGDELVGGLYGLAMGRLFFGESMFSRADNASKVGFATLVEHLAAWGFVLIDCQMPTDHLHSLGAGPISRAAFADYLNRYIDAENNADWLPRRV; encoded by the coding sequence ATGCTGACCTGGCTAAGACGCGACAGTCTGGAATTTCCACCGCTGCACAAGGCACTGCGTGAACCCAACGGGCTGCTGGCCGCTGGCGGCGACCTGTCTGCGCAGCGTCTGGTGCAGGCTTATCGCCACGGCTGCTTTCCGTGGTTTCAGGATGGCCAGCCGATCCTCTGGTGGTCGCCCGACCCACGCACGGTGCTGCTGCCCGAACAGCTGCATGTCTCACGCAGCCTGGCCAAGCTGCTGCGCCAACAACGCTACCGAGTGACCTTCGACCAGGACTTCGACGCAGTGATCGGCGCCTGCGCTGCGCCACGCAGCTATGCACAGGGCACCTGGATCACCAACGGCATGCAGGATGCCTATCGCGAGCTGCACCGCCGCGGGCATGCCCACAGCGTTGAGGTGTGGCGGGGCGACGAACTGGTCGGCGGACTCTACGGCCTGGCCATGGGCCGGCTGTTCTTCGGCGAATCCATGTTCAGCCGCGCCGACAACGCATCCAAGGTTGGCTTCGCCACGCTGGTGGAGCACCTCGCGGCCTGGGGCTTCGTACTGATCGACTGCCAGATGCCGACCGACCACCTGCACAGCCTCGGAGCCGGCCCCATCAGCCGCGCGGCATTCGCCGATTACCTGAACCGTTACATCGATGCCGAAAATAACGCCGACTGGTTGCCTAGGCGAGTTTGA
- a CDS encoding DNA translocase FtsK: MKKSTPAPAPAAVPLWRQQLHYRLKEGALIAFGFLCLYLIMALLTYDQSDPGWSHTSSNGAQVQNAAGRAGAFSADILFMVLGYFAYIFPLLLGIKAWQVFRQRHEPWQWSGWLFSWRLIGLVFLVLAGAALAHIHFHFAAGFPGSAGGVLGEVLGDLAKRALNIQGSTLLFIALFLFGLTVFTDLSWFKVMDVTGKITLDLFELLQGAVSRWWAARVERRNMVVKLREVDLQLEDERHEPKASARREPALGARDKVFEREQPPVAKPAPAAPVATPAAKPAAEPRDKAAPAIIPPTPAKAPEPSNRVMKEKQAPLFVDSAVEGTLPPLSILDPVEKKALSYSPESLDAVGKLLEIKLKEFGVEVTVDSIHPGPVITRYEIQPAAGVKVSRIANLAKDLARSLAVTSVRVVEVIPGKTTVGIEIPNEDRQIVRFSEVLSTPEYDSAKSPVTLALGHDIGGRPVITDLAKMPHLLVAGTTGSGKSVGVNAMILSILFKSKPEDARLIMIDPKMLELSIYEGIPHLLCPVVTDMKDAANALRWSVAEMERRYKLMAAMGVRNLAGFNRKIKDAEEAGTPVSDPLYRRESIHDEAPLLSTLPTIVVVVDEFADMMMIVGKKVEELIARIAQKARAAGIHLILATQRPSVDVITGLIKANIPTRMAFQVSSKIDSRTIIDQGGAEQLLGHGDMLYMPPGTSLPIRVHGAFVSDDEVHRVVEAWKMRGTPDYNDDILSGVEEAGSGFEGGGGGGDGDDSESDALYDEAVNFVLESRRASISAVQRKLKIGYNRAARMIEAMEMAGVVTPMNSNGSREVIAPAPMRD; this comes from the coding sequence TTGAAGAAATCCACTCCAGCACCCGCACCTGCGGCTGTCCCCCTCTGGCGACAGCAGCTGCACTATCGACTCAAGGAAGGGGCACTGATCGCCTTCGGCTTCCTGTGCCTGTACCTGATCATGGCCCTGCTGACCTATGACCAGAGCGATCCGGGCTGGAGCCACACCAGCAGCAACGGCGCCCAGGTGCAGAATGCCGCCGGCCGCGCCGGTGCCTTCAGTGCCGACATCCTGTTCATGGTCCTGGGCTACTTTGCCTATATTTTCCCGCTGTTACTGGGCATCAAGGCCTGGCAGGTGTTCCGCCAGCGTCACGAGCCCTGGCAATGGAGCGGCTGGCTGTTCTCCTGGCGCCTGATCGGCCTGGTGTTCCTGGTATTGGCCGGTGCCGCGCTGGCGCATATCCACTTCCATTTCGCCGCTGGCTTTCCCGGTTCGGCGGGCGGTGTGCTGGGCGAGGTGCTCGGCGACCTGGCCAAACGCGCACTGAACATCCAGGGCAGCACCTTGCTGTTCATCGCCTTGTTCCTGTTTGGCCTCACCGTGTTCACCGACCTTTCCTGGTTCAAGGTCATGGACGTCACCGGCAAGATCACCCTGGATCTTTTCGAGTTGCTGCAAGGCGCCGTGAGCCGCTGGTGGGCGGCGCGGGTCGAGCGTCGCAACATGGTGGTCAAGCTTCGCGAAGTCGACCTGCAACTCGAAGACGAACGCCACGAGCCCAAGGCCTCTGCGCGCCGCGAGCCGGCCCTGGGTGCCCGGGACAAGGTCTTCGAACGCGAACAGCCACCGGTCGCCAAGCCTGCGCCTGCCGCACCGGTTGCCACGCCAGCCGCCAAGCCCGCCGCGGAGCCGCGCGACAAGGCCGCTCCGGCGATCATTCCACCGACCCCGGCCAAGGCTCCGGAGCCGAGCAACCGGGTGATGAAGGAAAAGCAGGCGCCGCTGTTCGTCGACAGCGCCGTGGAAGGCACCTTGCCGCCTTTGTCGATCCTCGACCCGGTGGAAAAGAAAGCCCTCAGCTATTCGCCGGAATCCCTCGATGCAGTGGGCAAGCTGCTGGAAATCAAGCTCAAGGAGTTCGGCGTCGAAGTGACGGTGGACTCCATCCATCCCGGTCCGGTGATTACCCGCTACGAGATCCAGCCGGCGGCCGGCGTGAAGGTCAGCCGCATCGCCAACCTGGCCAAGGACCTGGCGCGTTCGCTGGCGGTGACCAGTGTGCGGGTGGTCGAGGTGATCCCCGGCAAGACCACCGTGGGTATCGAGATTCCCAACGAAGACCGGCAGATCGTGCGTTTCTCGGAAGTGCTTTCCACGCCCGAGTACGACAGCGCCAAGTCGCCGGTCACCCTGGCCCTGGGCCATGACATCGGTGGCCGACCGGTCATCACCGACCTGGCCAAGATGCCGCACCTGCTGGTGGCCGGTACCACCGGTTCCGGTAAGTCGGTGGGGGTCAACGCCATGATCCTGTCGATCCTGTTCAAGTCCAAGCCCGAAGATGCGCGGCTGATCATGATCGACCCGAAGATGCTCGAACTGTCGATCTACGAAGGCATTCCGCACCTGCTGTGCCCAGTGGTCACCGACATGAAGGACGCCGCCAATGCGCTGCGCTGGAGCGTCGCCGAAATGGAGCGGCGCTACAAGCTGATGGCGGCCATGGGCGTGCGTAACCTGGCCGGCTTCAACCGCAAGATCAAGGACGCCGAAGAGGCCGGCACACCGGTCAGCGACCCGTTGTACCGCCGTGAAAGCATCCACGACGAGGCGCCGTTGCTCAGCACCCTGCCGACCATCGTGGTGGTGGTCGACGAATTCGCCGACATGATGATGATCGTCGGCAAGAAGGTCGAAGAACTCATCGCGCGGATCGCCCAGAAGGCGCGGGCCGCCGGGATCCACCTGATCCTCGCTACCCAGCGTCCATCGGTGGACGTGATCACCGGTCTGATCAAGGCCAACATCCCGACCCGCATGGCGTTCCAGGTGTCGAGCAAGATCGACTCGCGGACCATCATCGACCAGGGCGGCGCCGAACAGCTGCTCGGTCACGGTGACATGCTCTACATGCCGCCGGGCACCAGCCTGCCGATCCGCGTCCATGGTGCCTTCGTCTCCGATGACGAGGTGCATCGCGTGGTTGAGGCCTGGAAAATGCGCGGCACCCCCGACTACAACGACGACATCCTCTCCGGTGTCGAAGAGGCCGGCAGCGGCTTCGAGGGTGGCGGCGGCGGAGGCGACGGCGATGACAGCGAGAGCGACGCCCTGTATGACGAGGCGGTCAATTTCGTGCTGGAGAGCCGTCGGGCATCGATTTCCGCTGTGCAGCGCAAGCTCAAGATCGGCTATAACCGCGCGGCGCGGATGATCGAGGCCATGGAAATGGCCGGTGTGGTCACCCCCATGAACTCCAACGGCTCGCGTGAAGTGATCGCCCCGGCGCCGATGCGCGATTGA
- the lolA gene encoding outer membrane lipoprotein chaperone LolA: MRLIRMFLATALTLSAVTAHADGKDVARLTQLLEKSQTLSGRFSQMTLDGGGTQLQEAQGSMILQRPGQFNWHTDPPQEQLMVSDGKKVTLWDPDLQQVTIKTLDQRLTQTPALLLSGDVSKISESFDITSKEAGGVVDFVLKPKTKDSLFDNLRLSFRNGLINDMQLVDNVGQRTNILFTGVKANEPVPAGKFQFQIPKGADVIQE, translated from the coding sequence ATGCGTCTTATCCGCATGTTTCTCGCCACTGCTCTGACTCTTTCCGCCGTGACCGCCCATGCCGATGGCAAGGACGTGGCGCGCCTGACCCAACTGCTGGAAAAATCCCAGACTCTCAGCGGGCGTTTCTCGCAGATGACCCTCGACGGCGGCGGCACCCAGTTGCAGGAAGCCCAGGGCAGCATGATTCTGCAGCGTCCCGGCCAGTTCAACTGGCATACCGACCCACCCCAGGAACAACTGATGGTCTCCGACGGCAAGAAGGTCACCCTCTGGGACCCGGACCTGCAGCAGGTGACCATCAAGACGCTCGACCAGCGCCTGACCCAGACCCCGGCGTTGCTGTTGTCCGGCGACGTGTCGAAGATCAGTGAAAGCTTCGACATCACCTCCAAGGAGGCCGGTGGTGTAGTCGACTTCGTGCTCAAGCCCAAGACCAAGGACAGCCTGTTCGATAACCTGCGCCTGTCGTTCCGTAATGGCCTGATCAACGACATGCAACTAGTGGACAACGTCGGCCAGCGCACCAATATCCTGTTCACCGGCGTCAAGGCCAACGAACCGGTGCCCGCCGGCAAGTTCCAGTTCCAGATTCCCAAGGGCGCCGACGTCATTCAGGAATAA